Proteins found in one Vallitalea guaymasensis genomic segment:
- a CDS encoding YbgA family protein, with the protein MIDNYEITPVIGISKCINFAKCRYNGDGDNNEFINRLNSFVEYLPFCPEVEIGMSTPRKPIRLVEVGNKIHLIQPATQIDLTDNMLEYTDSLMIKLKDVDGFILKTRSPSCGIKEVKIYQSDKKGATSRKGKGMVGGKITETYNHLAIEDDGRLRNFKIREHFLTKLYVMAKFKKVKLLESIDDLKEFHSCNNLLMMAYNQLRLKELNKIINQSDSISFDDLVIVYEKYLAKIFRIAPRYTSNIAVLLKCVDYFKKNISSEELNFIYNLIEEYKNHKVPFSAPLNVIKGYVIRFDIEYLMNQSFFDPFPKELMDVNDSGKGIK; encoded by the coding sequence ATGATAGATAACTATGAAATTACTCCAGTAATAGGAATAAGCAAATGTATTAACTTTGCAAAATGTCGCTATAATGGTGACGGTGATAATAATGAATTCATTAATCGTCTTAATTCTTTTGTGGAATACTTACCTTTTTGTCCAGAAGTAGAAATAGGTATGTCAACTCCAAGAAAACCCATTCGTCTTGTAGAAGTGGGTAACAAAATACACCTGATACAACCGGCTACTCAAATAGACTTGACAGATAATATGTTAGAGTACACTGATTCATTGATGATAAAATTAAAAGATGTAGATGGATTCATTTTGAAAACCAGATCTCCCTCTTGTGGCATAAAAGAAGTTAAGATATATCAAAGTGACAAAAAAGGAGCAACCAGTAGGAAAGGTAAAGGAATGGTTGGTGGGAAGATTACAGAGACCTATAATCATCTTGCCATAGAAGATGATGGTCGTCTTAGAAATTTCAAAATCAGAGAACATTTTCTTACAAAACTATATGTAATGGCTAAATTCAAGAAAGTAAAACTCCTCGAATCAATTGATGATCTAAAAGAATTTCATTCTTGTAATAACCTTCTAATGATGGCTTATAATCAATTGAGGCTAAAAGAATTAAATAAAATCATTAATCAATCAGATAGTATCTCCTTTGATGATTTAGTAATTGTATATGAGAAATATCTTGCAAAAATATTCCGTATAGCACCTAGATATACTTCTAATATAGCCGTTTTATTAAAATGCGTTGATTATTTCAAAAAAAATATAAGTTCAGAAGAACTTAATTTCATATATAACCTTATAGAAGAATATAAGAATCATAAAGTACCCTTTAGCGCACCATTAAATGTAATTAAAGGGTATGTGATAAGATTTGATATAGAGTATCTAATGAATCAAAGTTTCTTTGACCCCTTCCCCAAAGAACTAATGGATGTTAATGATTCAGGGAAAGGAATCAAATAA
- a CDS encoding sensor histidine kinase: protein MKKIKKTKSIVFKMFIITFVSVMSLITVIFLVQSLFINKYYSTKKIDNIIKNINSFSKQYKKEKWSFDELARQINKFEGNNNATLTVNGLSYSDMQIEEYILTLQIANSNYYDIYISKEDLLKAFDGEMPTQYQKFYLEAVISGTEILTPIKINDYQLYDISAEEGYILLKGNATLINISNVMDNITIAAATAATGSDIQVADGVNVIGFANTEDLTLQYNKKDDVYYLINEMPFINVKQVNFVKTIDMDNGKETSINATASLQPVGEVMSILSDYYIIFYILAIVISLVIAWIYSKSISNPLLKLTKVADKMAGMDFSVKSTHSSDDELGVLSNSLNILSTNLDEALTDVKEANKQLVIDMEKEKQQEKVRREFVANISHELKTPLGIIKGFAEGIKDGIKKEKTDYYLEVILDEIEKMNTLILDMLELSKFETGKIEDKEEFDIIKLINKAVTLLEIPIRDKQLKIDIKGDFTNVYGVKFQIDQVIMNLISNAVKYCTNNTTIIITGEIINHTNYIYIYNEGNSLTKEELESIWLRFYKIDKSHNRQSGGTGLGLAIVKAILDGHGSDYGVINKQKGVEFYFNIKTSAF from the coding sequence ATGAAGAAAATTAAAAAGACCAAGTCTATTGTTTTTAAAATGTTCATTATAACATTTGTTTCTGTAATGAGTCTAATTACAGTAATTTTTCTTGTGCAAAGTTTGTTTATTAATAAATACTACAGTACCAAAAAAATAGATAATATTATAAAAAATATAAATAGCTTTAGCAAACAGTATAAAAAAGAAAAATGGAGTTTTGATGAACTAGCAAGGCAGATTAATAAGTTTGAAGGTAATAATAATGCTACTTTAACAGTTAATGGATTGAGCTATAGTGATATGCAGATTGAAGAGTACATTCTGACATTACAAATAGCTAATAGTAATTATTATGATATTTATATTTCCAAAGAAGATTTATTAAAAGCTTTTGATGGAGAGATGCCTACCCAGTATCAAAAATTTTACTTGGAGGCAGTAATTTCTGGTACAGAAATATTGACTCCTATTAAAATAAATGATTATCAGCTGTATGATATATCAGCTGAAGAAGGTTATATTTTATTAAAAGGAAATGCTACTCTTATAAATATAAGTAATGTGATGGATAATATAACAATAGCTGCTGCTACTGCTGCTACTGGCTCAGATATACAGGTTGCAGACGGTGTAAATGTCATTGGTTTTGCAAATACTGAAGATTTGACTCTACAGTATAATAAAAAAGATGATGTGTACTACCTAATCAATGAGATGCCATTTATTAATGTAAAACAAGTTAATTTTGTTAAAACAATAGATATGGATAACGGAAAAGAAACATCTATTAATGCTACTGCCTCATTACAACCAGTTGGTGAGGTCATGAGTATATTAAGTGACTACTATATCATATTCTATATATTAGCTATTGTCATATCTTTGGTTATTGCTTGGATATATTCAAAATCAATTTCCAACCCCTTATTAAAATTAACAAAAGTAGCAGATAAAATGGCTGGAATGGATTTTTCAGTAAAATCTACTCATAGCAGCGACGATGAACTAGGGGTTTTATCCAATAGCCTGAATATATTATCAACCAATCTTGATGAAGCTCTAACTGATGTGAAAGAAGCCAATAAGCAACTGGTAATTGACATGGAAAAAGAAAAACAACAAGAAAAAGTCAGAAGGGAATTCGTTGCAAACATATCTCATGAACTAAAAACACCCCTTGGCATAATAAAGGGCTTTGCTGAAGGAATAAAAGATGGCATCAAAAAGGAAAAAACAGACTATTATCTAGAAGTTATCTTGGATGAGATAGAAAAAATGAATACCCTTATACTTGATATGCTAGAACTATCAAAATTTGAAACAGGTAAGATTGAAGATAAAGAGGAATTTGACATTATAAAATTAATCAATAAAGCAGTTACTCTCTTAGAAATACCAATAAGGGATAAACAACTGAAAATAGATATTAAAGGTGACTTTACAAATGTATATGGTGTCAAATTTCAGATAGACCAAGTAATAATGAATCTGATTTCTAACGCTGTAAAATATTGCACCAATAATACTACCATAATCATCACAGGCGAAATCATTAATCACACTAATTATATATATATCTATAATGAAGGTAACAGTCTTACCAAAGAAGAACTGGAAAGCATTTGGCTCAGATTCTATAAAATAGATAAATCCCATAACAGACAAAGCGGAGGAACAGGACTAGGACTAGCAATCGTCAAAGCCATACTAGATGGCCACGGAAGCGACTACGGCGTTATCAACAAACAAAAAGGAGTAGAATTCTACTTCAACATAAAAACGTCAGCCTTTTAA
- a CDS encoding tetratricopeptide repeat protein: MDIKKGLLAGLMVTTISMTALTSVYAKAPVQDKGEPKIAICTTDECTIDSNFDFNFKEFSKQFKENVSQEDYKKAENLFNKAIKLEDDASEYWDELYKLDLFDTSVLLGNVEPMPFEEFSKMFKKDITTETKNKAKEIYNKIIKLEKEGKFDETMELWKELDSLELYDETNNIVMGTSTMENMSFEEFAKSFKKDVKEEDKKKAKELYEKAVQLDKDKKYDEAVKVWDQLFEMKLFDEMGEIKNIEIGEDATKVISFDNIGEADIVGIKGNVKVENMDKDIILSGIESLSIDELSEMPGDIIIEINNTSFEEFSKNFKKDVKEEDKKKAKELYEKAVQLDKDKKYDEAVKVWSQLFEMNLFDETGAIKHIETEDNVTGKITGSGASIVNFNGDISNDGVVMLDGDIITGSEAIIDSIKPITFEEFSKGFKKDLKPEVIEKAKELFEKATAKEKEARKVWDEIYKMDIFEVSTKELSTMESSTEKEI, translated from the coding sequence ATGGATATTAAAAAAGGATTATTAGCAGGTTTAATGGTAACAACTATTAGTATGACAGCACTAACAAGCGTTTATGCAAAAGCCCCTGTACAAGATAAGGGTGAGCCAAAAATAGCTATATGCACTACAGATGAATGTACTATTGATAGCAATTTTGATTTTAATTTTAAGGAGTTTAGTAAACAGTTTAAAGAGAATGTATCACAAGAAGATTATAAAAAAGCAGAGAATCTATTTAATAAAGCTATTAAGTTAGAAGATGATGCATCTGAATATTGGGATGAACTATATAAACTTGATTTATTTGATACATCTGTATTGTTAGGTAATGTAGAGCCAATGCCTTTTGAAGAATTTTCTAAAATGTTCAAGAAAGATATAACAACAGAAACTAAAAATAAGGCTAAAGAAATATATAATAAAATAATTAAGCTTGAAAAAGAAGGAAAATTTGATGAAACAATGGAATTATGGAAAGAACTAGATTCTTTGGAGTTATATGATGAAACAAATAATATCGTTATGGGTACATCAACAATGGAAAATATGTCATTTGAAGAATTTGCAAAGAGCTTCAAAAAAGATGTAAAAGAAGAAGATAAAAAGAAAGCAAAAGAATTATATGAAAAAGCAGTACAACTTGATAAAGATAAAAAATATGACGAGGCAGTAAAAGTATGGGATCAATTATTTGAAATGAAACTTTTTGATGAAATGGGAGAAATTAAGAATATAGAAATTGGAGAAGATGCTACAAAAGTAATTAGTTTTGATAATATAGGTGAAGCAGATATCGTTGGAATTAAAGGAAATGTTAAAGTTGAAAATATGGATAAAGATATAATATTAAGTGGTATAGAATCATTATCTATTGATGAGCTATCTGAAATGCCTGGTGATATTATTATAGAAATAAACAATACTTCATTTGAAGAATTCTCAAAGAACTTCAAGAAAGATGTAAAGGAAGAAGATAAGAAGAAAGCTAAAGAATTATATGAAAAAGCAGTACAACTTGATAAAGATAAAAAATATGACGAAGCAGTGAAAGTATGGAGTCAGTTATTTGAAATGAACCTTTTTGATGAAACGGGAGCAATTAAACATATAGAAACTGAAGATAATGTTACAGGTAAGATTACAGGCAGTGGTGCAAGCATAGTTAATTTTAATGGAGATATTAGTAATGATGGAGTAGTTATGCTTGATGGTGATATAATTACGGGTTCAGAAGCAATAATAGATAGTATTAAGCCAATTACATTTGAAGAATTCTCAAAAGGATTCAAAAAAGATTTGAAACCAGAAGTTATAGAAAAAGCAAAAGAGCTTTTTGAAAAAGCTACTGCAAAAGAAAAAGAAGCCAGAAAAGTATGGGATGAAATTTACAAAATGGATATTTTTGAAGTAAGTACTAAAGAGTTAAGTACTATGGAATCAAGTACTGAAAAAGAAATCTAA
- a CDS encoding AraC family transcriptional regulator yields MIKNITKLSFANYGTISSIPYDDIQLDDVKNETTKIITTFDLNSYFIDTTNKTVINIEEGTAVLYTYTPGNDSRSFFLDKCVILNPNVFYKVVPLDNSCTIKIKFNNKTTSIQRSNTRIDFSRGIKSKLNIAKIYTLYYQEFDKFFSYKGEKHDFWEITYVDQGELSTLIDGREFILKQGDFIFYAPNQYHTQKNNSSVPVSFLTISFKMDFEEEDILKDKIFICDHELKSILEKILDEKNYNGVYSPDLIICYLKEFIVKLIRIISKKNSIKQLHTSMQVNTNNAFVNTSLEYIYSHISQKITVDELADKVSISSSYLSRIFKDVMGVTIIDYINNYRLDTSKVYIKSTDLSLTQIAEILGFNSIHYFSKQFKKRYGISPIVYSKSLKN; encoded by the coding sequence TTGATAAAAAATATTACAAAATTATCCTTCGCCAATTACGGAACTATAAGTTCCATTCCCTATGACGATATTCAATTGGATGATGTGAAAAATGAAACAACAAAGATAATTACCACTTTTGATCTTAATTCCTACTTTATTGATACTACCAATAAAACCGTTATCAATATTGAAGAAGGAACTGCTGTTTTATATACCTATACCCCTGGTAATGACTCAAGGTCTTTTTTTCTTGACAAATGTGTTATATTGAACCCTAACGTTTTTTATAAAGTGGTTCCTCTTGATAATTCCTGTACCATTAAAATTAAGTTCAACAATAAAACAACTTCTATACAAAGAAGCAACACCCGCATTGATTTTTCTCGTGGTATAAAAAGCAAACTTAATATTGCTAAAATATATACCTTATATTATCAAGAATTTGATAAGTTTTTTTCATACAAAGGTGAAAAACATGATTTTTGGGAAATTACCTATGTGGATCAAGGTGAATTATCTACATTAATTGATGGAAGGGAATTCATTTTGAAACAAGGTGATTTTATTTTCTATGCACCAAATCAATATCATACCCAAAAAAACAATAGTTCTGTGCCTGTTTCCTTTCTTACTATTAGTTTCAAGATGGATTTTGAAGAAGAGGATATTCTAAAAGATAAGATTTTCATTTGTGACCATGAGTTAAAATCAATATTAGAAAAAATATTGGATGAAAAAAATTATAACGGTGTGTATAGTCCAGACCTGATTATATGTTATTTAAAAGAGTTTATAGTTAAGCTGATACGTATTATCTCCAAAAAAAATTCAATAAAGCAGCTTCATACTTCTATGCAGGTCAATACCAATAATGCTTTTGTTAATACATCCCTTGAATACATCTATTCTCATATCAGCCAAAAGATTACGGTGGATGAATTAGCTGATAAGGTATCCATTAGTTCTTCTTATTTGTCTCGTATTTTCAAGGATGTTATGGGTGTAACAATTATTGATTACATCAATAATTATCGTTTGGACACAAGTAAGGTGTATATCAAGTCCACAGATCTTAGCTTGACTCAGATTGCTGAGATTCTTGGTTTCAACTCGATACATTATTTTTCCAAACAGTTCAAAAAACGTTACGGTATAAGCCCAATAGTATATAGCAAATCATTGAAAAACTAA
- a CDS encoding response regulator transcription factor — MNKNILVVEDEQRMREIICDYLEMDGFTVFQADNGIEAMNVFENNNIDLVLLDIMMPGLDGWSVCRRIRKKSNVLIIILSARSDEDDKLLGFELGADEYVTKPFSPKVLVARVKTLLSRFNETNGEQIKNNMISKKEILIDKDAYSIKVEGEEIIFTRKEYDLLVFLIENEGIVMSRDKIINNIWGYDYYGDGRVVDTNIKTIRKKLGEASKYINTVVGVGYKFEVVQ; from the coding sequence ATGAATAAGAATATTTTAGTAGTTGAAGATGAACAAAGAATGCGTGAAATAATATGTGATTATCTGGAAATGGACGGTTTTACAGTTTTTCAAGCAGATAATGGAATAGAAGCAATGAATGTGTTTGAAAATAATAATATTGATTTAGTATTACTTGATATTATGATGCCTGGACTTGATGGCTGGTCAGTGTGTAGAAGAATAAGAAAAAAATCCAATGTACTCATTATCATATTAAGTGCTCGTAGTGATGAAGATGACAAATTATTAGGATTTGAATTGGGAGCTGATGAATATGTTACAAAACCTTTCAGCCCAAAAGTATTAGTAGCAAGAGTTAAGACATTGCTTAGTAGGTTTAATGAAACTAATGGTGAGCAGATAAAAAACAATATGATTTCTAAAAAAGAGATACTTATAGATAAAGATGCTTATTCTATAAAAGTAGAAGGTGAGGAAATCATATTTACAAGAAAAGAATATGACCTATTAGTTTTTTTGATTGAAAATGAAGGCATAGTTATGAGTAGGGACAAAATAATTAATAATATCTGGGGATATGATTATTATGGTGATGGACGAGTTGTGGATACAAACATCAAAACCATAAGGAAAAAACTTGGAGAAGCTTCAAAATATATAAATACAGTTGTTGGAGTGGGCTATAAATTTGAGGTGGTTCAATAA
- a CDS encoding ArsR/SmtB family transcription factor, which yields MRKEEEKKECCKDDKFITKVQSIMADEETIFLLSDFFKNFGDSTRVRIMGALFNGEMCVGTIADVLNMTQSAVSHQLRVLKASRLVKARKEGKLVYYSLNDDHIKMIYKMGIEHILE from the coding sequence ATGCGTAAAGAAGAAGAGAAGAAAGAATGCTGTAAGGACGATAAATTCATAACTAAGGTTCAATCAATTATGGCAGATGAAGAAACAATATTCTTGCTATCCGATTTTTTCAAGAATTTTGGTGACAGTACCAGAGTAAGAATAATGGGAGCGCTATTCAATGGTGAAATGTGTGTAGGAACCATTGCCGATGTACTTAACATGACTCAATCAGCAGTATCACATCAATTACGAGTATTAAAAGCAAGTAGATTAGTTAAAGCAAGAAAAGAAGGAAAATTAGTCTATTATTCTCTTAATGATGACCATATTAAAATGATATACAAAATGGGGATTGAACACATATTAGAATAA
- a CDS encoding peptide chain release factor 3: MVEDKLSFIKEVKRRRTFAIISHPDAGKTTLTEKFLLYGGAIRSAGSVKSRRSAKYAVSDWMEIEKQRGISVTSSVLQFEYDDFCINILDTPGHQDFSEDTYRTLMAADSAVMVIDCSKGVEDQTKKLFQVCKMRGIPIFTFINKMDRMGKDPFDLMEDIENVLGIRSCPVNWPIGSGKNFKGVYNRHENQIEVFNDGNHGQSIAETITGDLTDEKFTGLLGETLHEQLKSDIELLDIAGDNFSLEEVLNGNLTPVFFGSALTNFGVEPFLKSFLDITTPPKARASNLGDINPESTNFSGFIFKIQANMNPAHRDRIAFLRICSGKFDKGMMVNHVQKGKKVKLAQPQQFVATDRVIVDSAYPGDIIGIHDPGIFNIGDTLCEDGSKLEYADIPQFAPEHFARISTTNSLKRKQFLKGITQLSEEGAIQVYKRPNIGMEELIIGVVGVLQFEVLEYRLKNEYGVEVSKQLLPYRHIRWIANEGIDYSDLSLTMDSMLVVNKNEQPVLLFQNEWSIRHILERNEGIELKEHS, encoded by the coding sequence ATGGTAGAGGATAAGTTAAGTTTTATTAAAGAAGTTAAACGTAGAAGAACTTTTGCAATAATATCACATCCAGATGCTGGTAAAACAACATTGACAGAGAAATTCTTATTATATGGTGGAGCAATACGTTCTGCTGGTTCAGTAAAATCAAGACGTTCTGCCAAATATGCTGTTTCAGATTGGATGGAAATAGAAAAACAAAGAGGTATCTCCGTTACATCCAGTGTACTTCAATTTGAATATGATGACTTTTGTATTAATATACTTGATACTCCTGGGCATCAAGATTTCAGTGAAGATACTTATAGAACTTTAATGGCGGCAGATAGTGCAGTTATGGTAATTGACTGTTCCAAGGGTGTTGAGGATCAGACAAAAAAACTTTTTCAAGTTTGTAAGATGAGAGGAATCCCTATTTTTACTTTTATAAATAAAATGGATAGAATGGGTAAAGATCCTTTTGATTTAATGGAAGATATTGAAAATGTATTAGGTATCAGGTCATGTCCAGTCAACTGGCCTATTGGCTCTGGTAAAAACTTCAAAGGTGTATATAATAGACATGAAAATCAAATTGAAGTTTTCAATGATGGTAATCATGGACAATCTATTGCAGAAACAATAACTGGTGATTTAACAGATGAAAAATTCACTGGACTATTAGGTGAAACCTTACATGAACAATTAAAAAGTGATATTGAATTACTGGATATCGCAGGAGATAATTTTAGTCTTGAAGAGGTCTTGAATGGTAATCTGACACCTGTATTTTTTGGTAGTGCTCTTACCAACTTTGGTGTAGAACCCTTTTTGAAATCCTTTTTGGATATTACTACTCCTCCAAAGGCACGTGCTAGTAATCTAGGTGACATTAACCCTGAATCAACTAATTTTTCTGGCTTTATATTTAAGATTCAAGCTAATATGAATCCTGCTCATAGGGATAGAATTGCTTTTCTACGTATCTGTTCTGGTAAATTTGATAAAGGAATGATGGTTAATCATGTACAGAAAGGTAAAAAAGTCAAACTCGCCCAGCCACAGCAGTTTGTTGCTACGGATAGAGTTATAGTTGATTCTGCTTATCCCGGTGATATAATAGGTATCCATGATCCAGGTATCTTTAACATTGGGGATACATTGTGTGAAGATGGCTCAAAATTGGAATATGCAGATATACCTCAATTTGCTCCAGAACATTTTGCTAGAATTTCAACAACTAATTCACTTAAGAGAAAACAATTCTTGAAAGGTATTACTCAATTGTCAGAAGAGGGGGCTATTCAAGTATATAAGCGTCCTAATATTGGGATGGAAGAGCTTATTATCGGTGTAGTTGGTGTGCTTCAATTTGAAGTATTGGAGTATAGATTGAAGAATGAGTATGGCGTGGAAGTTTCTAAGCAGTTGTTACCTTATAGGCATATACGTTGGATTGCTAATGAAGGTATTGATTATTCTGATTTATCTTTGACAATGGATTCCATGTTGGTGGTAAATAAGAATGAGCAGCCAGTATTATTATTTCAGAATGAATGGTCTATTAGACATATATTGGAAAGAAATGAAGGTATTGAGTTAAAAGAGCATTCTTGA
- a CDS encoding heavy metal translocating P-type ATPase: protein MAERITDNIGNCCCGSKSCSNSDHNYDEHHHDHDHNHDAHGHNHEHHHHEKFTKRDVIEFIIGFGLFALALLLNVKTEVKIGLYVVAYVVVGREIVISAIKGLFTGRLLDENFLMTIASISAFAIGEYPEATAVMLFYRVGELFEGLAVNRSKNSIEELLNIKPDVANLKVGDKYKIVDPEKVKVGDTIMVKPGEKIPLDGYVIEGTSSIDTSVITGESLPREAEEGTEVYSGSINKSGVILVEVTKEFSESTVAKILKLVKDANSQKAHTEKFITKFARYYTPIVVGIAVLLAFIPALFFGGDFGSWIYRAAIFLVVSCPCALVISIPLGYFGGIGGASSKGILVKGGNYLEELRNIKSIIFDKTGTLTKGVFKVTQVISFNQGVNKEKVVEIAAHVEHYSNHPIAVSIINEYNKNIDEKRVKDITEVAGKGVKALFDGKMVAVGNRKLMEQENVSIGDIDTIVGTKVYVAMDNKLMGIIVIADELKSDTINAIKELKNYGVEDIVMLTGDHKDVAEDIAKRVGITRYYSDLLPDEKVDKLEEIMNGVGKNDTVVFVGDGINDAPVLARADVGIAMGGVGSDAAIEAADVVLMSDELSSIPTAMRVSKNTNKIVWENIVFSLGVKIIIMILATLNLANMWMAIFADVGVAVIAILNSIRALRVK from the coding sequence ATGGCTGAAAGAATAACTGACAACATTGGTAATTGTTGTTGTGGAAGCAAAAGCTGTTCAAATAGTGATCATAATTACGATGAACATCATCATGACCATGATCACAATCATGATGCACATGGACATAACCATGAACATCATCATCATGAAAAATTCACAAAAAGAGATGTTATAGAATTTATCATAGGTTTTGGATTATTTGCATTAGCATTATTGTTGAATGTAAAAACAGAGGTAAAGATTGGATTATATGTAGTAGCATATGTTGTAGTAGGAAGAGAAATTGTAATTAGTGCAATAAAGGGTCTATTTACTGGTAGATTATTAGACGAAAACTTCTTGATGACAATTGCTTCTATATCTGCATTTGCCATAGGGGAATATCCAGAAGCTACAGCAGTTATGCTGTTCTATAGAGTAGGTGAATTATTTGAAGGATTAGCTGTTAACAGGTCTAAGAATTCAATAGAAGAATTATTGAATATCAAACCAGATGTAGCTAATCTAAAAGTAGGAGATAAATATAAGATTGTTGATCCTGAAAAAGTCAAAGTTGGTGACACTATAATGGTGAAACCAGGAGAAAAAATACCTCTTGATGGCTATGTAATAGAAGGAACTTCTTCTATTGATACATCAGTTATTACTGGAGAGTCATTACCTAGAGAGGCAGAAGAAGGTACGGAAGTTTATAGTGGCTCTATTAATAAATCTGGGGTTATCTTAGTTGAAGTAACAAAAGAATTCAGTGAATCAACAGTTGCTAAGATACTAAAACTTGTTAAAGATGCCAATTCACAAAAAGCTCATACTGAAAAATTTATAACAAAATTTGCTAGATATTATACACCTATAGTTGTTGGAATAGCAGTTCTATTAGCTTTTATTCCTGCACTGTTTTTTGGAGGAGATTTTGGTTCATGGATATATAGAGCTGCAATATTTCTAGTAGTTTCTTGTCCTTGTGCCCTTGTAATATCTATACCATTAGGTTATTTTGGTGGAATAGGTGGTGCTTCTAGTAAAGGTATATTAGTAAAAGGTGGCAACTATCTTGAAGAACTTAGAAATATCAAAAGCATTATTTTTGATAAAACAGGAACACTTACAAAAGGTGTTTTCAAAGTAACACAAGTAATCAGTTTTAATCAAGGAGTTAATAAAGAGAAAGTTGTTGAGATAGCAGCACATGTTGAACACTATTCAAATCATCCTATAGCAGTATCTATTATCAATGAATATAATAAAAACATTGATGAAAAACGTGTAAAAGACATTACAGAAGTCGCAGGTAAAGGTGTAAAAGCTTTATTTGATGGTAAAATGGTTGCAGTTGGTAATAGAAAGTTAATGGAACAAGAAAATGTTTCTATAGGTGATATAGATACAATAGTAGGAACAAAAGTATATGTAGCTATGGATAATAAACTTATGGGTATAATCGTTATAGCTGATGAATTGAAAAGTGATACAATTAATGCTATAAAAGAGCTTAAAAATTATGGAGTAGAAGACATTGTAATGTTAACAGGTGACCACAAAGATGTGGCAGAAGATATTGCAAAGAGAGTTGGTATAACTAGATATTATAGTGATCTGTTACCAGATGAAAAAGTTGATAAGCTTGAAGAAATAATGAACGGTGTTGGTAAAAATGATACTGTAGTATTTGTAGGTGATGGAATCAACGACGCTCCGGTTCTAGCAAGGGCAGATGTAGGAATTGCAATGGGCGGAGTCGGCTCTGATGCAGCAATAGAAGCAGCTGATGTGGTTCTTATGTCAGATGAACTATCAAGTATTCCTACAGCTATGAGAGTATCAAAAAATACTAATAAAATAGTTTGGGAGAATATAGTATTTTCTCTAGGCGTTAAAATAATTATAATGATATTGGCGACTCTTAATCTAGCTAATATGTGGATGGCAATATTTGCTGATGTAGGAGTCGCAGTAATCGCAATATTGAATTCTATAAGAGCTTTAAGAGTTAAATAA